The sequence below is a genomic window from Sceloporus undulatus isolate JIND9_A2432 ecotype Alabama chromosome 5, SceUnd_v1.1, whole genome shotgun sequence.
cctgattacgaagacgcttctgataaagtctccgagatcttcgaaggccctctctttctgctcgacgctcattgaaggtaggcacgctgcccagatcctcctccatgtccacagcctcggcaccaggcaaacttgactgctgaacctctggaggggccatagactctgctccagcagaactaggaccagcctctggctcctccattacaggttcaagcccctggggctctggctcctccattataggttcagatcccagaggctctagctcatcctctgagtcctccaagccatcttccaggctgggcatgacactccGGAAGAgacacgaggcgctagtcgcacgctcgcggcgtcatttctggggcacGATGTGCAGACGCAacgcgtccactacgtcaagatggcggtggccgtgtggaacggccgccgccattttgtgcacgtggagcgcatactagggttaggggggtgcggaagcaccgccccttctatatggcggtttgtaacccgccacaatttcacttttttgcattgccacccTGACCGCTTGGGTATGCtccatcctttttttaaatgcagaccTGCACCGGTGTGTTTATATtcagctttagggttagggttaggatggatcGCTCCTTCAAAACCACTCTTGCATTGGGGCGTTTATATGCAGGGTCGCAGGTGTGCATTTTCCAGGTTAAATCGGAATATCATGAGAActttttgttccagtttttagTCCCAGAACATGGCTTCAATCCAGTTTCtgcctgctttggaggtgtgcgtcatctaaatgccccagcTTTAAAGTagtttgaaactactttattTGGCCTATGTGTTTCACCCCAATGGTACAAATTCTCCTGCTTTGGTAGGCTTAGCTCTAGACAGGAGGAAAGGGCTATGTGCaaacagcccctttagctaagatttctctcttaatttctaaACAGTGAAATatattctgtctctctttctctcttttcctctcccccactccccacccctcTGTGACTGAACAACAAGCTGGCAGTACATAATGCACAGCACATAATATCACCAGAGACcattcctaggtctcaggttttggtccagaaacttctgggcctgggacaatcctgaattGGGAACCCTATGAATAGCAATACAATGTAAGTTCATATAACTATATCTGGTTGGCTTTAAAGATAGAAACTGGATGTTATAAACACAATCCAAGTCCAATCCACATATTTACCAATTATTATTTATCAGCTTATAATTTGGCTCAGAATATgtacatttctgtttttattcaTTCTTTACTGACCAGGAACTATTTCAGCTTCTTCTAAATTTGAGAAATCAAAGTCCATAGGTGGTTTCAGGATGTTCTCAACTTCTGTTAGCCTTGTTTTCAGCTTTTGCTGGGCAGCATCATATTCAGCTAAGAGCCTGGCAAATCTTACCTGTAAATTATCTAGCATTATTTCTATGTGGTTAACTTTTTCCTCTATATCTTTAGGATCTCTTCCTCCGCTTGCAGCTTCTAAGTCAAGTAATCCATCTTTCATAAGGATttgttttcccttctcttccagcaTGGCTTTTGCATCTGGATATTCTGTTAGAGCCTCCATTAGATCATCTTTATACAGACAAAACAAATCTGAATAGCCAATACTTCTAATGTTGGCTGTCCTCCGATTTCCGGCTTTGCTACCTTTAATGTTAAGAATGCTGATCTCACCAAAATAGCTTCCATCACTTAGTACCACAAACTGAGTGACTCCGTCGTCAGCTACCACTGCAAGTTTGCCTTCTTTGATAATGTACATTTCTCGCCCAATGTCACCTTTCCGGCAGACATAATCTCCAGGACTGTATACCTGAGGCTGTAGTTTTAAGACTAGTTCAACCAACAGACCAGCTTCACAATCTGCAAAAATTTGGACTTTCCTTAATGTTTCCAGATGAACATTAATGGCAATTTCTGCTCGTAATTTATCTGGAAGAAACTTCAAGACTTTTCTTTCATCCACTGCCTTCTTATTTGTCCACAGATAATCAAACCACTTGATAACTCTTTTTTCTAAGTCTTTGCTCACGTTCCGAAACTGCATGTACTGCTTGATAGCATCAATCCTTGCTTGAAATTCTTCTCTGGCGGCATTCATGTTAGAGATCATAGAACCAATATTACCAACAATAGTAGCAAAAATTAATACACCAACTAagaagtcaacaacaacaaataaatattctACATCTCTCACAGGAGGAGGCGTTTCACCAAtagttgtcagagtcagtgttGACCAGTAGAGACTATATACATATTTTCTAGCAAGCCGGCCAAATTCAGGATGAGTAATGTTGGGATAGACCCATGTGTCTGTACCGAAGCCAATGGCTTTAGAGATTGAGAAGTAGATACATGCATTCCAatgtataataattataatatacatGACAAGATTAGAGATCCTGAAGATATTTGGGTAGCTTGTTCTTGTTTCTGTTTGctggaagaattcaaacaaacGAGATATTCTAAGTAATCTGTTTATTCGTATTTCTGGGTAGTTCAACCCTAATTTGAAATAAAGCAGATCAGTTGGTATGATGGAAAGTACATCTAATTTAAATTGAACTgttcctttatatcttttcttaagtttaatttcttctttcaCCAACAAACCTTGTTCCAGGTACCCTAAAATAAAGTGTAAAAAAAAGACTTCCTGATATTTTCCTTTGTTAAATTTTAACTGGTGTGACAAAAAGCAAGTACAGATATAGAGTGCATGTATACTACTgaattatagcagtttggtaccactttaactgttatttcatttatttatttattagactaCTTAtacctgcccttcagccctaaaggctatcagagcagcttacaattattatttttaagttatgactccatcctacaaaatcctcagattgtagtttgttgaaaaTTTGGGGGCTCTAGTCCTTTCCCATCAACTACCACAGTGGAGCtctctagcaaagaattctaCTTAAATCGTGTATTGTTTTGtgtttccataggatgaagccatagcaAGTAAACTGAGATCAAAGATCTGTCACTCTACAGTCATCGTGgccattttaaactatttgatgAACTGGACACCTTTCAAGTGGTGGAAATGCTTAGTATATTTTTAGTTCCacgtcttattaaaaatatcaTGAAGCAGGGAAATGGAAGTATATGTTAAGTGAGCACCTGAATTTACCAAATGTTTTCATAATACATCAATGAAATTtcactttctgtttaaaaaaatctgaattctTCCTCTTATCTGTAATATGAAGGTTTGTACAGGTaaactgtttaatatttttatactttaatattattatatttttattccaagAATATTTGGATGGCATACATGGTGCCTTCATTTTTATTCctagaaaaatattaaaatagacaGGCAGAGAAAAAAGGCCCATTCAAATGACCAAACAAACCATGGTCTCTTGGCACAGGATGTAGTGTCAAGAACACATTTGCCCAACAAATTGTGGTTTCCTTCAGCATGAACTAGTAACCAGTTCAAATGCTTCCTCTTCTACTCATTTCTTTCAtttactggaaaagagattccttccTGTATTAAACCACGTGTTTCACATGCTTTCCAAACTCCATACACAAGCAGCAAGGAACTTTTGGGCCCTCCAGAAGCtgttaaactacaattctcataaACTCTGATGGGTGGCCATCTCACCAGGCAGATAGGCATAGTAAATCAAGGACATGTAATGTTCTACAAGTTCTTTTCACCCCTGCCATCTCTACAGAATTGGATAGAATGCCACAGTTTTATTCTAGTTGAACTTCCATAGTAAGAGCTAAAGTACATAAATATTTGACTACCTGAAAGATGCTCTGTTTTTCAGTGAAACAGCTCACATATGAGATGGGTGGTGATCAAAAACCTTTTAGTGActgaacccatttatttatttattcgatttctatcccacctttatcCCTGAAAGGGATCCAAggaggctcacaaataaaaattctaaaaacatattacaataaagcaattaaaaatataatctaaaacagtataaaattacaggcattaaaaccacactaaaaccatgatacccaccCTATATAACAAACACTCAAGCCACCCCATGATTAGTACATCAAAACCCTgcctaaataaagctgtttttgcttgccagagaaagacaagcagggagggggccagcttTGCTTCtcgtggaagggcattccagagggcaggtgcagccaccaagaaggctctctcgtgtcttcaccaggtgagcctgtgatgatGGCAGGGCCGAGAGAAACCCTTCCccggaagatcttagggctctagcagtttcatatggggagatatgggcggggtacagaccgccgctttgcggcggtctgccgccgccaccagtaggtccgcgggggagccggagccttcacacggcccaactcccgcgcggaccgaaaaagaagctccaaaatggagcctctttttccgtcgcgtttgcgacgtagcgaggcgccaggggcgcgctcgctacgtcacaagcggcgcgacccgtacggacgctcagcgtccgatacgcaaagatggcgccagccatgtagaagggccggcgccatcttgtacggatggagtccgtactaggcccaggggcgtctaaaagagaagccccttttttaaaatgggacgtccagaggacgtcccaaatggcggtgcagaaagcaccatggTTTCTCACATAATCTAGAtctaaaccatgtagggctttataggtcatggccagaactttgaattgtgcctggaaacaaaccggtagctagtgaagctgttaacaagggagttatatgctccctgtaactggccccagtcagcattctggctgcggCATTTTGCACacgctgaagtttccgaacagtttccataGGCAGCCttatgtagagtgtgttacagtagtccaaatgggatataatcaaggcatgtgtcactgtagccagatctgacgttTCAAGGAATTTATAGAAATCTCCCTTCCAGAGATTCTACTTAGCATCATCCTGTTCAGTTTTAAGGTCAGATTAATCTTTTTATTGGCTGAGCATTTTAttcagttaataaataaatagagtacccagcttgttgggggcaattagcttacacattgtaaactgcttagggagtgcttaagtgcgctgataaatggtataggaatgtacttgctattactgtACTATCTTGCTACTGCTGTTTCCCCAACCTAGTGGCCTCTCCCCAGATGTGTTAGATTATCattcccagctagcatggccaaagGTCATACCAACTGAGGGTAATAAGAGTTATAGTCCATCACATTTGCATGGTGGGAAAAGTCCACACAGAGGGTGATGATAAATTTATCATGGTTATATCTTTGGTAAGGTTTCATGGCTAGATAGGAAACCATTCAGAATATCAGCTCTTTATAATTAAGTAACTGTATTGAAAAAACATATTTGGCAAAGATATTTCTAATAATTTACATATTCCTATCTACACAAAGTTTTGCAagattatatttgttttctcaatggttttttaaagtgctttttaaaatgctcagtacaaataaaaatgtactgacaagatgatttaaaaaatatatgcttACCTGTCCTGGTTCGTACAAACATGTCAGCAACATAGATAACATCTGatatataatcaaaaatgaaCCACATTTGTAAATTGTTGCTCTGAAGTTCATCGAAACAGGCTCTGAATAAGAAAAAACACAAGCAGAATTTAAAATGAACCATTTGGTCATTATTCACAATGTAGCACCTTTctaactgaaaaagagaagtttctagcttgagcttttgtagacatgaaTCTGCTACCACAGATGCATGTGAAGTAGACAAGTGTataaaagctcatgttaccaacttctgtctttcagttacaGTACTTCCATATGTggtacaaaatccctttgcatacagatttcCCAGACTAATATGTATTTGAATTCTTTACAGTTAAGGATACAAGCCATTGGATTCATGCCCTATGGAAATGTACTTTCAGAAGTGATCTCCATCTCTGTGAGATTGAGGGATGGTGACATTTCACTTAAGGATATAGACAAATGGGCACAAGACCACAGGAAGACAACAAAAATGGTCAGTAGTATGGCAAAAAGATCCTATgatgaaaaaaattgaaagctGAGCATTATTGGTTTTCAAAATATGATAACCCTGGGCTTAAATTGTAAGAGAACAAATTACTGCTGAACAATAGGAAAATATTTTTGACAGTAAGATCAATAATGCAAACAATTACTGGGTTGATGAGCAGGCTGTTCATTGTCAGATTTTTCGAGCAGTGTCTGGACAGCCATCTATTGAGAACGCTTTAActctggatttcctgcactgaatAGGGGGCTTGACTAGATTGACTGCAATGCCCCCTTCTAACGCTACaattcaattatttatttccCCAAAGTGTGTTTTTCCTATGTCCCAAGTAACCTTCAATTCTCATTTTGTCCACCACAAAGTTTTCATCACAAACTCAGATCAGAACTGCGTAAACCAGTGCTCaagatgcttttcaacatttgcaGTGCTGCCTTCATACATGGTATGAGCTCCCAGTGGAAGCTTAATGTCACCACTTCACTAAGGGCATAATGCAAGAAAAATTTTATGAGGTTGAAAAACTAAGTGCTGCCAGAATGGGTTAAAATATTCCTGAGACCCACTGTcttattgcatgaaaaaagaaagccaaagagcaggagagtagcagctttctctatgCCTCTCTGCCTGCCATTGTAGCACTTCTGGTCTCCCTCCCAAGGGAAATGATCATAAAAATGTGCCTTTTATGACTGGGAAAATCCATTTCACTGTCTCTCCGTTATAACTGTCTCTCTCAGGAAGGAATAGAAGTGCTACGACAGCATGTGGTGAGGAACAGAGGAAGCCCCTGTTCTCCCACTCCATTTCGGCTTTTGTTTCTCATGCGATGAGGCTCCACATTTGAAAAGTTGTTTAGTTTTCTTATCTGtacatacattttaaagataattGAATCTTATTGTGCTGATAAAGAGTAATTAAATTAATGATGAAGCAATCAGATTATCTCTTTGCTACCAAACTGACTTAcataaacattttcaagccacatACAAGCTTTCTTGCCaaaccaaaatgaaattcaggaCAGGACTGAAAAATATCTATCTTGCCTACAAATCACCTTTATCATTGACAAATTTATACATAGCATTTCCTGAACATTCCATGTGCTTTACATAcattatagtaataataattacttGCAAGGAAAGTAGCTATCCTAGCTGTATTACACACTGGAGGGGGAACAGCACTGAAGTAGAGAGATTGTGGTTTGCATAAGTTCACTAGATGAGTT
It includes:
- the CNGA1 gene encoding cGMP-gated cation channel alpha-1, which encodes MTTKIGVTETHHASSNIHNLALQHRSESTERVKDGKNSKSDGEREKATVEKVNKENQKTNKGTPEKKNKEEKEKKEIFVIDPSGNLYYNWLFCITLPVMYNWTMIIARACFDELQSNNLQMWFIFDYISDVIYVADMFVRTRTGYLEQGLLVKEEIKLKKRYKGTVQFKLDVLSIIPTDLLYFKLGLNYPEIRINRLLRISRLFEFFQQTETRTSYPNIFRISNLVMYIIIIIHWNACIYFSISKAIGFGTDTWVYPNITHPEFGRLARKYVYSLYWSTLTLTTIGETPPPVRDVEYLFVVVDFLVGVLIFATIVGNIGSMISNMNAAREEFQARIDAIKQYMQFRNVSKDLEKRVIKWFDYLWTNKKAVDERKVLKFLPDKLRAEIAINVHLETLRKVQIFADCEAGLLVELVLKLQPQVYSPGDYVCRKGDIGREMYIIKEGKLAVVADDGVTQFVVLSDGSYFGEISILNIKGSKAGNRRTANIRSIGYSDLFCLYKDDLMEALTEYPDAKAMLEEKGKQILMKDGLLDLEAASGGRDPKDIEEKVNHIEIMLDNLQVRFARLLAEYDAAQQKLKTRLTEVENILKPPMDFDFSNLEEAEIVPGQ